One part of the Sorangiineae bacterium MSr11954 genome encodes these proteins:
- a CDS encoding ferritin-like domain-containing protein: MDDLTPGYDFGQDRFDLANDEDREIVRFVLSQALYGEATGVFCGKSLYAAGTLEAAKFYVRQAKQELAHLQLFADIFRLLGLQPTPAHWVIRLLAAHNNYYPLKVFMEHAIGEGMVLDIFKDLLLQTLPDEDSRIPLIKKKLRVVCKEEIEHVSWGEKETRRLLGERPWLKTPYYGLFELQMAVLPLVVRAFEKRAANHRVLRHLGRFLDYVRDRVRRQGQELGFVPHVRPGFLYRIWAMLFGIALFLRSQFARSRSTLDKTYLDELGFGARGGGSSAAALMGPGGGGVGAGEGEQHSAE; encoded by the coding sequence GTGGACGATCTCACGCCCGGCTACGACTTCGGCCAAGACCGATTCGATCTCGCGAACGACGAGGACCGCGAGATCGTGAGGTTCGTCCTCTCGCAAGCGCTCTACGGCGAGGCCACCGGGGTCTTTTGCGGAAAGTCGCTCTATGCCGCAGGCACGCTCGAGGCCGCCAAATTCTATGTGCGGCAGGCGAAGCAAGAGCTCGCGCATTTGCAGCTCTTCGCCGATATTTTTCGCCTCCTCGGGCTGCAGCCGACCCCTGCGCACTGGGTCATTCGCCTCCTGGCCGCGCACAACAACTACTACCCCTTGAAGGTGTTCATGGAGCACGCCATCGGCGAAGGCATGGTGCTCGACATCTTCAAGGATCTGCTCCTCCAAACGCTCCCCGACGAGGATTCGCGCATCCCGCTCATCAAGAAGAAGCTGCGGGTGGTCTGCAAAGAGGAAATCGAGCACGTCTCCTGGGGCGAGAAGGAAACGCGGCGCCTTCTGGGCGAGCGGCCTTGGCTCAAGACTCCGTATTACGGTCTGTTCGAGCTGCAAATGGCGGTGCTCCCCTTGGTGGTGCGCGCCTTCGAAAAGCGCGCCGCGAACCACCGCGTGCTCCGCCACCTGGGCCGATTTCTCGACTACGTGCGCGATCGTGTGCGGCGCCAAGGTCAGGAGCTGGGGTTCGTGCCCCATGTGCGCCCCGGTTTCCTCTATCGCATCTGGGCGATGTTGTTTGGCATCGCCTTGTTCCTACGCAGCCAATTTGCGCGCAGCCGCTCCACCCTCGACAAAACGTACCTCGACGAGCTGGGCTTTGGCGCGCGAGGCGGCGGATCGTCGGCCGCCGCCCTCATGGGACCGGGGGGCGGCGGGGTCGGTGCAGGCGAAGGCGAGCAACACTCCGCTGAGTAG
- a CDS encoding OmpA family protein — translation MLKSLSTIAIAALLVIVVGLGGYGLLRKQRYDQDLTSERTRSANLEQRLDEATKGRDQERTSREGTERAAAETQSNLEASRSELEELRAEHAEAEKRLTAFKSITEKFRKMIDSGKLAVTVRHGRMIVKLPAGILFPSGSADLSKDGQEAINDVAHVLRQFPDRRFMVAGHTDNVPIGPPSPFKNNFALSTTRALNVTQQLVKAGMSPARLVAAGYGEYEPVRENHTEAGRQENRRIEIVLLPNIAEMPMLPGQEDAGAPDAAAQAATGHR, via the coding sequence ATGCTCAAGTCTCTCAGCACCATCGCCATCGCCGCGCTCCTGGTCATCGTCGTCGGACTGGGTGGCTACGGCCTGCTGCGAAAACAGCGCTACGACCAGGATTTGACCTCTGAGCGCACGCGTTCCGCGAATCTCGAGCAGCGGCTCGACGAGGCAACCAAGGGGCGGGATCAAGAGCGGACCTCGCGCGAAGGTACCGAACGCGCCGCGGCCGAGACGCAGTCGAACCTCGAAGCGTCCCGCTCGGAGCTCGAGGAGCTGCGCGCCGAGCACGCCGAGGCCGAGAAGCGGCTGACGGCGTTCAAGTCCATCACCGAGAAGTTTCGAAAAATGATCGACAGCGGCAAACTGGCCGTGACCGTTCGCCATGGACGCATGATTGTCAAGCTGCCGGCCGGCATTCTCTTTCCGTCCGGCAGCGCCGATCTGTCGAAGGACGGGCAAGAAGCCATCAACGACGTGGCCCACGTGCTTCGGCAATTCCCGGATCGACGGTTCATGGTCGCGGGTCATACAGACAACGTGCCGATCGGGCCGCCCTCGCCCTTCAAGAACAACTTCGCGCTGTCGACGACCCGTGCGCTCAATGTCACGCAGCAGCTGGTGAAGGCGGGAATGAGCCCCGCGCGCCTCGTCGCCGCCGGCTACGGGGAGTACGAGCCCGTGCGTGAGAACCACACCGAGGCAGGGCGCCAGGAGAACCGGCGCATCGAGATCGTGCTCCTTCCGAACATCGCCGAGATGCCGATGCTGCCAGGTCAAGAAGACGCCGGCGCACCGGACGCGGCGGCGCAAGCTGCAACGGGACATCGCTGA